Proteins co-encoded in one Aspergillus luchuensis IFO 4308 DNA, chromosome 6, nearly complete sequence genomic window:
- a CDS encoding intradiol ring-cleavage dioxygenase (COG:Q;~EggNog:ENOG410PIXU;~InterPro:IPR015889,IPR000627;~PFAM:PF00775;~SECRETED:SignalP(1-20);~go_function: GO:0003824 - catalytic activity [Evidence IEA];~go_function: GO:0005506 - iron ion binding [Evidence IEA];~go_function: GO:0008199 - ferric iron binding [Evidence IEA];~go_function: GO:0016702 - oxidoreductase activity, acting on single donors with incorporation of molecular oxygen, incorporation of two atoms of oxygen [Evidence IEA];~go_process: GO:0006725 - cellular aromatic compound metabolic process [Evidence IEA];~go_process: GO:0055114 - oxidation-reduction process [Evidence IEA]), protein MVQLNTLLTGLAGLASVVSAHPGHDIRAEAAERAAFMKRAPRSLSDCSAKLKARGLEKQSIARRENAVNAIRQKRGLQTHAPLLKARDLDTILNTTHHSSLNVSPETDPNVLFASNATCVLGPDVTQGPYYVTGELIRNDITETQEGVPLYLDIQLIDTSTCEPVPEIYIDIWHCNATGVYSGVAASGNGDSSDTSNLDATFLRGIQQTDSDGVVQFNSIFPGHYTSRATHIHVLSHSPNETTALPNNTISGLYTSHANYVGQLFFDQDLITKVEATSPYSTNTQELTENADDSILSEEADTIDPFVEYVLLGDDVSDGVFGWISLGIDVSENSEITPAAEYTADGGVENDSSSSGMGGGGGSAPSGGAAPSGSA, encoded by the exons ATGGTCCAGCTTAACACGCTCCTTACCGGCCTGGCTGGCCTTGCCAGCGTCGTCTCTGCTCATCCCGGCCACGATATCCGTGCCGAAGCTGCTGAGCGCGCTGCCTTCATGAAGCGTGCTCCTCGTAGTCTGAGCGACTGCTCCGCGAAGCTCAAGGCCCGCGGCCTTGAGAAGCAGAGCATTGCTCGTCGCGAGAATGCTGTGAATGCCATTCGCCAGAAGAGGGGCCTGCAGACCC ACGCTCCCCTTCTCAAGGCTCGCGATCTCGACACCAtcctcaacaccacccaccactcgTCCCTGAACGTGAGCCCCGAGACTGACCCCAACGTCTTGTTTGCCTCCAACGCCACCTGCGTTCTTGGCCCGGATGTCACCCAGGGTCCATACT ATGTGACCGGCGAGCTCATCCGCAACGATATCACCGAGACCCAGGAGGGTGTGCCTCTCTACCTGGACATCCAGCTCATTGACACCAGCACCTGCGAGCCCGTTCCCGAGATCTACATTGACATCTGGCACTGCAACGCTACT GGTGTCTACTCTGGCGTGGCTGCCTCCGGCAACGGTGACTCCAGCGACACCTCCAACCTGGACGCCACTTTCCTCCGCGGTATCCAGCAGACCGACTCTGATGGTGTCGTGCAGTTcaactccatcttccccggccACTACACCAGCCGTGCTACTCACATTCACG TTCTCTCCCACTCCCCCAACGAGACTACCGCTctccccaacaacaccatctccgGTCTCTACACTTCCCACGCCAACTACGTCGGCCAGCTCTTCTTCGACCAGGACCTGATCACCAAGGTCGAGGCCACCAGCCCCTacagcaccaacacccaGGAGCTCACCGAGAACGCTGATGACAGCATCCTCTCCGAGGAGGCCGACACTATTGACCCCTTCGTCGAGTATGTCCTCCtcggtgatgatgtgagCGACGGTGTCTTCGGATGGATCTCCCTGGGTATCGATGTCTCTGAGAACAGCGAGATCACTCCTGCTGCGGAGTACActgctgatggtggtgttgagaacgactcctccagctctggtatgggcggtggcggtggctCTGCCCCTAGCGGCGGCGCCGCCCCCAGTGGTTCTGCTTAA
- a CDS encoding sugar porter family MFS transporter (COG:A;~EggNog:ENOG410PFSV;~InterPro:IPR005829,IPR005828,IPR003663,IPR036259, IPR020846;~PFAM:PF00083,PF07690;~TransMembrane:12 (i20-40o75-95i102-120o126-148i160-182o194-213i303-321o327-348i355-377o389-411i423-446o458-476i);~go_component: GO:0016020 - membrane [Evidence IEA];~go_component: GO:0016021 - integral component of membrane [Evidence IEA];~go_function: GO:0022857 - transmembrane transporter activity [Evidence IEA];~go_process: GO:0055085 - transmembrane transport [Evidence IEA]), producing MADGFVDASRVEAPVTLKTYLMCAFAAFGGIFFGYDSGYISGVMGMRYFIEEFEGLDYNTTPTDSFVLPSWKKSLITSILSAGTFFGALIAGDLADWFGRRTTIVSGCVVFVVGVVLQTASTSLGLLVAGRLIAGFGVGFVSAIIILYMSEIAPRKVRGAIVSGYQFCITIGLMLASCVDYGTENRLDSGSYRIPIGLQLAWAIILGGGLLCLPESPRYFVRKGNLAKAAEVLARVRGQPQDSDYIKDELAEIVANHEYEMQVIPEGGYFVSWMNCFRGSLFSPNSNLRRTVLGTSLQMMQQWTGVNFVFYFGTTFFQSLGTIDDPFLISMITTIVNVCSTPVSFYTIEKFGRRSLLLWGALGMVICQFIVAIVGTVDGGNKHAVSAEISFICIYIFFFASTWGPGAWVVIGEIFPLPIRSRGVALSTASNWLWNCIIAVITPYMVDKDKGDLKAKVFFIWGSLCACAFVYTYFLIPETKGLTLEQVDKMMEETTPRTSAKWRPHGTFTAEMGLTANAVAEKATAVHQEV from the exons ATGGCTGATGGCTTCGTGGACGCCTCGCGCGTCGAGGCCCCAGTCACCCTCAAGACTTACTTGATGTGTGCCTTTGCGGCTTTTGGTGGTATCTTCTTCGGTTATGACTCGGGTTATATCAGCGGTGTCATGGGGATGAGATACTTCATCGAGGAGTTTGAGGGCTTG GACTATAACACTACCCCCACAGATTCCTTCGTCCTCCCGTCCTGGAAAAAATCGCTGATCACGTCGATCCTCTCGGCTGGAACCTTCTTTGGTGCCCTCATTGCGGGTGACTTGGCAGACTGGTTTGGTCGTCGCACTACCATTGTCAGTGGTTGTGTGGTCTTCGTCGTTGGTGTTGTCCTGCAGACCGCTTCGACCTCCTTGGGTCTGCTAGTGGCCGGGCGTCTGATCGCGGGATTCGGTGTTGGCTTTGTCTCCGCCATTATCATCCTGTACATGTCTGAGATTGCACCTCGCAAGGTTCGTGGTGCTATTGTTTCAGGGTACCAGTTCTGCATCACTATCGGGCTCATGTTGGCCTCATGCGTCGACTACGGTACTGAGAACCGTCTCGACTCGGGCTCCTACCGTATCCCAATCGGCCTCCAGCTCGCCTGGGCTATCATTTTGGGAGGTGGTCTGCTCTGCCTGCCCGAGTCCCCTCGTTACTTTGTTCGCAAGGGTAACCTGGCCAAGGCTGCGGAGGTCCTTGCCCGCGTTCGTGGCCAGCCCCAAGACTCGGACTATATCAAGGATGAGCTGGCTGAGATCGTGGCAAACCATGAGTACGAAATGCAGGTGATCCCGGAAGGTGGATACTTCGTCAGCTGGATGAACTGCTTCCGCGGCAGTCTGTTCTCTCCCAACAGCAACCTTCGTCGGACAGTCCTGGGTACTTCCCTGCAGATGATGCAACA GTGGACCGGTGTCAACTTTGTCTTCTACTTTGGAACGACCTTCTTCCAGTCG CTGGGAACCATCGATGACCCCTTTCTCATCAGCATGATTACCACTATCGTCAACGTCTGCTCAACCCCTGTCTCCTTCTACACAATTGAGAAGTTTGGCCGCCGTTCGCTCCTTTTGTGGGGAGCACTTGGCATGGTCATCTGCCAGTTCATTGTCGCTATCGTCGGCACTGTGGACGGCGGCAACAAGCACGCTGTCAGCGCAGAGATTTCCTTCATCTGCAtctacatcttcttcttcgctagTACGTGGGGCCCGGGCGCCTGGGTTGTGATTGGCGAAATCTTCCCCTTGCCTATTCGGTCGCGAGGTGTGGCTCTGTCGACGGCTTCAAACTGGCTGTGGAATTGC ATCATCGCCGTCATTACCCCCTACATGGTCGACAAGGATAAGGGTGACCTCAAGGCCAAGGTATTCTTCATCTGGGGCTCACTGTGCGCCTGCGCTTTTGTGTACACGTACTTCCTGATCCCGGAGACCAAGGGTCTCACTCTTGAGCAGGTGGAcaagatgatggaagagaccACGCCCCGTACCTCGGCCAAGTGGAGACCGCATGGCACCTTTACGGCCGAGATGGGTCTTACTGCGAATGCTGTGGCCGAAAAGGCTACTGCGGTTCACCAGGAGGTGTGA
- a CDS encoding CVNH domain-containing protein (COG:S;~EggNog:ENOG410PTDJ;~InterPro:IPR011058,IPR036673;~PFAM:PF08881) has translation MSFHNSCQNIHLIHEPGATFLHAEVRRANGEYVARKIRLDRHIGNTDGWFLWGGSNFTETANDIQLEHTGRGPKLTAYLRKRDGGYRELQGLYLADKIANENGELVFKVRLLIYHYYLMCSWGRFRLTWWAIIGTLDTLLVSSTENGRYEEVTSSKGYGVILYDWRYCIANDELFYYIN, from the exons ATGTCCTTCCACAACAGCTGCCAaaacatccacctcatccacgaGCCCGGTGCTACTTTCCTGCACGCCGAGGTGCGTCGTGCGAATGGAGAGTATGTCGCTCGCAAGATCCGTCTGGATAGACATATTGGAAATACCGATG GCTGGTTCCTCTGGGGCGGCTCCAACTTCACCGAAACCGCCAATGACATTCAGCTCGAGCACACTGGCCGCGGTCCCAAGTTGACGGCGTACTTGAGGAAGCGGGATGGTGGATACAGAGAGTTGCAGGGATTGTACCTGGCGGATAAGATTGCTAATGAGAATGGGGAGTTGGTGTTTAAGGTACGTCTACTTATCTATCACTACTATCTAATGTGTAGTTGGGGGAGGTTTAGGCTGACGTGGTGGGCTATTATAGGGACCTTAGATACATTGTTAGTATCTAGCACCGAGAACGGGAGATATGAGGAGGTAACCAGTAGTAAAGGATACGGAGTGATTTTGTATGATTGGAGATATTGCATAGCGAATGAtgaattattctattatataaactaa
- a CDS encoding SDR family NAD(P)-dependent oxidoreductase (COG:Q;~EggNog:ENOG410PNIC;~InterPro:IPR036291,IPR002347,IPR020904;~PFAM:PF00106,PF13561;~go_function: GO:0016491 - oxidoreductase activity [Evidence IEA];~go_process: GO:0055114 - oxidation-reduction process [Evidence IEA]): MPYDIKDLFNVRGLVAVITGGSSGLGKTMALALATNGASRVYILGRHKETLEDTADMHPGVIIPIVADVGSKASLAAAADQIHTETGYINLLVANAGMLYMDSPEAISVKVGRTLQENATPDELESFLMDTPVDEFLDTFRVNTTGVFYTIAAFISLLDKGNKRGNVFQKSQVIAVSSVAAHNRRVVGGCAYGMSKAAVNMLMRKMMTYLIPHGIRANTISPGLFPSNLCGSPANEEISVEGAFDREFIPLQRAGRHEEIAGPILYLASKAGGYVNGELHLIDGGVAGCSS, translated from the exons ATGCCGTACGATATCAAGGATTTGTTCAATGTGCGCGGCCTAGTTGCCGTCATCACCGGCGGGAGCTCTG GTCTGGGCAAGACGATGGCTCTTGCCCTCGCTACCAATGGAGCCAGCAGAGTCTATATCCTGGGTCGTCACAAAGAGACTCTCGAAGATACAGCCGATATGCATCCTGGTGTTATCATCCCTATCGTTGCTGATGTAGGCTCAAAGGCCTCtcttgctgccgctgccgatCAGATTCATACTGAAACCGGATACATCAACCTGCTCGTCGCAAATGCCGGGATGCTTTATATGGACTCACCAGAAGCCATCAGTGTGAAGGTCGGTCGCACTTTACAGGAGAATGCGACCCCGGATGAATTGGAATCCTTCCTCATGGATACCCCCGTCGATGAATTTCTAGACACGTTCCGGGTAAACACAACAGGGGTATTCTACACCATTGCGGCTTTCATATCATTACTGGACAAGGGCAACAAGCGAGGAAACGTCTTTCAGAAGAGTCAGGTCATTGCTGTGAGCAGTGTCGCAGCACATAACCGGAGAGTCGTTGGGGGCTGTGCGTATGGAATGAGCAAGGCAGCTGTGAACATGTTGATGAGAAAGATGATGACATATTTGATTCCTCATGGGATTCGAGCAAACACTATTTCTCCTGGCC TGTTCCCAAGTAATCTGTGTGGAAGCCCAGCCAACGAAGAGATCTCGGTCGAAGGCGCATTTGACCGCGAGTTCATCCCGCTGCAAAGAGCAGGCCGGCACGAGGAGATTGCTGGGCCTATTTTGTATCTGGCCAGTAAGGCAGGCGGGTACGTCAATGGAGAATTGCATCTGATTGACGGGGGAGTGGCTGGGTGCAGCAGTTGA
- a CDS encoding putative extracellular exo-polygalacturonase (CAZy:GH28;~COG:G;~EggNog:ENOG410PG7M;~InterPro:IPR000743,IPR012334,IPR011050;~PFAM:PF00295;~SECRETED:SignalP(1-22);~go_function: GO:0004650 - polygalacturonase activity [Evidence IEA];~go_process: GO:0005975 - carbohydrate metabolic process [Evidence IEA]), with protein MRLTHVLSHTLGLLALGATAEAFSRSREAACGPKKPFRPLPTSQSRDKTCHVRSHGDGTDDSDYILSALNQCNHGGKVVFDEDKEYIIGTALNMTFLKNIDLEVLGTILFTNDTDYWQANSFKQGFQNATTFFQLGGEDVNMYGGGTINGNGQVWYDLYAEDDLILRPILMGIIGLNGGTIGPLKLRYSPQYYHFVANSSNVLFDGIDISGYSKSDNEAKNTDGWDTYRSNNIVIQNSVINNGDDCVSFKPNSTNILVQNLHCNGSHGISVGSLGQYKDEVDIVENVYVYNISMFNASDMARIKVWPGTPSALSADLQGGGGSGSVKNITYDTALIDNVDWAIEITQCYGQKNTTLCNEYPSSLTISDVHIKNFRGTTSGSEDPYVGTIVCSSPDTCSDIYTSNINVTSPDGTNDFVCDNVDESLLSVNCTATSD; from the exons ATGAGACTCACACACGTTCTCTCTCACAcgcttggccttcttgcgCTAGGGGCCACAGCAGAGGCCTTCTCCCGGTCCAGAGAAGCTGCCTGCGGCCCAAAAAAGCCTTTCCGGCCTCTACCTACAAGCCAGAGCAGGGACAAGACCTGCCATGTCCGCAGCCATGGAGACGGCACTGACGACTCTGATTACATTCTCTCCGCATTGAACCAATGTAACCACGGTGGAAAGGTCGTTTTCGATGAGGACAAGGAGTATATTATTGGGACGGCGTTGAATATGACCTTCCTGAAGAACATTGACCTAG AGGTCCTCGGAACAATCTTATTCACCAATGATACAGACTACTGGCAAGCCAACTCCTTCAAACAGGGCTTCCAGAACGCTACGACCTTCTTCCAACtcggtggtgaagatgtgaATATGTACGGTGGTGGTACAATCAATGGCAACGGACAGGTCTGGTATGATTTGTATGCAGAAGATGATCTCATTCTGCGACCCATCTTGATGGGTATCATTGGGCTGAATGGTGGCACAATCGGTCCGCTGAAGCTGCGGTACTCGCCGCAGTACTACCACTTTGTGGCTAACTCGTCGAACGTCCTCTTTGATGGTATTGACATTTCGGGTTACAGTAAGAGCGATAACGAGGCCAAGAACACTGATGGATG GGATACCTACCGCTCGAACAACATCGTTATCCAAAACTCGGTGATCAACAACGGTGATG ACTGTGTCTCCTTCAAGCCAAACAGCACCAATATCCTCGTTCAGAACCTTCACTGCAATGGCTCCCACGGCATTTCTGTGGGCTCTCTCGGCCAATACAAGGATGAGGTAGACATCGTTGAGAATGTCTATGTGTACAACATCTCTATGTTTAACGCTTCG GATATGGCCCGCATCAAGGTTTGGCCTGGTACTCCCTCTGCGCTATCTGCCGATCTTCaaggcggcggtggctcGGGTAGCGTAAAGAACATCACCTATGACACCGCACTCATTGATAATGTCGACTGGGCCATTGAAATCACGCAGTGCTATGGGCAGAAGAATACTACCTTGTGCAACGAGTACCCG AGCTCTCTCACCATCTCGGACGTCCACATCAAGAACTTCCGCGGAACGACATCAGGATCCGAAGATCCCTATGTTGGGACAATTGTTTGTTCCAGTCCTGAT ACTTGCTCGGATATCTATACTTCCAATATTAATGTAACCAGCCCGGATGGAACCAACGACTTTGTTTGCGATAAT GTCGATGAGAGTCTTCTGAGTGTCAATTGCACCGCCACTTCTGATTAA
- a CDS encoding mitochondrial pyruvate carrier family protein (BUSCO:EOG09265BTC;~COG:S;~EggNog:ENOG410PQ3P;~InterPro:IPR005336;~PFAM:PF03650;~TransMembrane:1 (i115-136o);~go_component: GO:0005743 - mitochondrial inner membrane [Evidence IEA];~go_process: GO:0006850 - mitochondrial pyruvate transmembrane transport [Evidence IEA]), with product MSSSRVGLRFFQNTRAAFRNAYGPFRRPGAQGFRFQSSDAAAAEQQSTFQRLWNSPVGVKTVHFWAPVMKWALVIAGISDLSRPAEKLSLTQNGALMATGCIWTRWCMIITPKNYLLAAVNFFLGCVGVVQVGRIINYRRSLDGSTAAAVQDLEQEVADDAKAVATQAKAAVEKSA from the exons ATGTCGTCCTCCCGTGTTGGTCTTcgcttcttccagaacaccAGAGCTGCTTTCCGCAACGCATATGGCCCTTTCCGTCGGCCTGGTGCCCAGGGCTTCCGCTTCCAGAGCTCCGATGCTGCGGCCGCTGAGCAACAGAGCACTTTCCAGCGTCTATGGAACAGCCCGGTCGGTGTGAAGACGGTGCATTTCTG GGCTCCCGTTATGAAG TGGGCTCTTGTCATCGCCGGTATCTCCGATCTTAGCCGCCCTGCCGAGAAGCTCTCCCTCACTCAGAACGGTGCCCTGATGGCCACTGGCTGCATCTGGACTCGTTGGTGCATGATCATCACCCCCAAGAACTACCT GCTCGCTGctgtcaacttcttcctcggatgTGTCGGTGTTGTCCAGGTCGGCCGTATCATCAACTACCGCCGTAGCCTTGACGGCTcgaccgccgccgccgtgcAGGATCTGGAACAGGAGGTGGCCGATGACGCCAAGGCTGTTGCTACTCAGGCGAAGGCTGCCGTCGAGAAGTCTGCTTAA